AACAAATCAACTATCTTGATACAGATGGTAGATATGAACATTTCAATCAAATGAAGGCAGAATTAGGCGAAAACCACAATTATGAATACAATGCTATTTTAGATGATATCATGAACCGCTTAACTTATGTAATATCACTTGATGACCCATCCATAAAAGATAAACCATATAATTACTTTATTAATAATGATGAAACATACAATGCCTTCTGCACTGTTGGTCATAATCTGACAGTTAATACTGGTATGTTTAAATTATTAAATAACAATCAAGATGAATTAGCTATCGTTGTAGCTCATGAATTAGCACACGGTCAAGAAGAACATGTCCAAAGTTCAGCTAAAAAAAGTTTTTCTATAAATTTATTAGCTAATCTATACGCTTCCCAAAATCCTGATATAATTTCTATCATTGGTGCAAATGTTTTAGCAAATAATATGAAAGCAAACGGAATTTCAAAGAAACAAGAACAATCAGCTGATGACATTGCTTTTGATTATACGGTTAAAGCAGGATATAATATCGGTGCTGGCGCTGCTACATGGCAAAGATTTATTGATAAAATGGGTGAGTCTAAAAAGAATTTTGTCGGTGAACTATTCTCACCATCTGACCATCCAAGCCATCAATCACGCCGTGAAAATTATTCTGAAAAACTCACTGAATACAGTAATGATAAAGTAAAAGTAGATGCTAAAACTGGCATGATTACTGTAAATCGCCATGATTTTATAATTCCTGTTGAAGCAAATGATATGAGCTGTCAAGAAAGAGCTTATTTAATTGCAGGTAATTTAGCTGCTGTTTATCACAATCATCCTAAAAATCCACCAAAAGCTTATCTAAACGGAAATACAATATATATGGGTAATCAAGCAATAATGGTCGTTGAATACGGTGAAAATGGTAATGATATTGTAAATAATTTAAATTCTATAAGATAAGGAATGAGTAAAGCTAATAAATTAAAAAATTCTATAGAAGTATTAATCTTTAGCATTAACTTTATATCTATATCTTATTTATTATTGAGCGCTCTACACTCTTTTAAATCCCATCCTCTTTTTATATTATTATTTGCTTGTAATTGTTGGCTAATAAGCCAATTTAAAAATTTTCTATCTAAATTAATACCTAATAAAAAATTAAATATTTTTATTTGTATCTTAAATATCATTCTAATATTAACTATTATTTTTCATTTCGGATATATTTCTATGTCCATTCCTTCTCTTAACATATAAAAAAAGACTTACTACTAATAAGTGATATGCACCCAAAATATTGGACATATTAATTAAGCTATTAATTGAGACTTAGTTCTGTATTCTACGGGACTAAGTCCTTTTAGTTTTATCTTTATCCGTTTTGTATTATAATATTTTATATAAGATTTTAACTCTTTTATAAAATCTTCAACGGATTTAAATTTTTTTAAATAAAACAATTCGCTTTTTAGCAAACCAAAGAAATTTTCTATTACGGCATTATCTAAGCAATTTCCTTTTCGGCTCATGCTTTGGATAATGCCTTTTTCTTTTAATAACTCCTGATATCTTCTATTCTGATACTGCCATCCTTGGTCTGAATGTAGAATTATTCCTTTTGTTTCTTTTATCTTTCTTGTTGCATCTTTTACCATATCTAATACTTGCTTTAGTATTGGTCTTTTCGATATTTTATAACTTATTATTTCTCCGTTATATAAATCTATTATTGGTGATAAATATATTTTTTCATTACATAATGCAAATTCTGTTACATCTGTTGCCCATTTTTCGTTTGGTTTTTCTGCTTTGAAATTTCTATTTAATATATTTTTAGCTATTTTCCCTTCTTGCCCTCTATACGATTTATATTTCTTTGCTCTTACTTTGCATGTTAAATTTTCTTCTTTCATTAATCTCATAACTACTTTATGATTGACTTTTATTCCTTGTTTATGCAGCTGCAAAGTTACTCTTCTATATCCATATCTTCCATGATTTTTATTACAAATATTATGAATTAATGTTTTTAATCCTTTATATTTGTCTTCTTTTGATAATTTTTTTAATGCATCATAATATGTGCTTTTAGCTAATTTTGTATAGTTTAATAGGGCTTTTAGAGTATATTTTTTCCTTAATTTAGCAATTACTAAAACTAGTGTCTTCCTTCCTTTTCCCATTGCTTCATTAAGGCATGCCACTTTTTTAATAAGTCATTTTCCATCCTTAATTGATAAACTTCTTGTTCCAATTGTTCAACATAAGAAAGTTCTTTTTTAGGTTTGTTAAGTTTGTTTTTAGATTTTTTCATAGATGGTCTACCTCGTTTCTTAGAAATTAAGCCAGAAAATCCATAAGAACTATACAACTTTTCCCATGTAGAAATTGTACCAGTATTAGGAATGGAAAATTTGGCTGCTGTTTGATTTAATGATAAATGATGTAGCCATTTATATTCAATAACTTTTTGCTTAAAGATAGGAGTATATTTACGATTTTTATGAAGAAGTTGTGAGATGCCACCATTTTCATAATGAAATATCCATCTACGAAGAGAAGCTGTGTTTGGCATGTTTAGAATTTTAGCTACATGAGAAATAGAATCTCCTTTTAAAACCATTTTAATTGCTTTAACTTTAAATTCATTTGAGTATTTAGTCATAAAAAAACTGCACCTCCAAAAGTTGTTTTTTTGTCCAACTTTTGGGGTGCAGTTCATAAGTAGTAAGTCTTTTTGCTTTAATACAATTAAATATCAAGGTTACGAACAAGACTTGCATGTTCTTCAATAAAACGACGACGCGGCTCAACTTTATCGCCCATCAATACAGTAAAGATAGCATCTGCTTCTTCTGCTTCACGCAAATCAACCTGCAATACAGTACGTTTTTCTGGGTCCATAGTTGTTTCCCATAATTGTTCTGGGTTCATTTCACCCAAACCTTTATAGCGTTGTACAGTTATGCCATCGCGACCAATTTCATCTAATTTCTGTGCTAATTCTTCATCACTATAAGTATACCAATGACTCTTGCCTTTTCTAATCTGATAAAGAGGTGGTTGAGCAATATATACATGACCATTTTCAATGAGTGGTTTCATATAACGATAGAAGAATGTCAAAAGCAAAGTACGGATATGCGCACCATCGACATCGGCATCAGTCATGATAATGATTTTGCCATAACGGCGTTTTGTGATATCAAATTCTTCACCGATACCACTGCCAAAAGCTGTAATCATAGTGCGAATTTCTTCATTATTAAGCACTTTATCAAGACGTGCTTTTTCTACGTTCAAAATTTTTCCGCGAAGTGGCAATATTGCTTGGAAACGTCTATCACGGCCTTGTTTTGCACTACCGCCAGCACTATCACCTTCGACTAAATAAATTTCTGCTTGTTCTGGGTCTTTTACAGAGCAATCTGCTAATTTACCAGGAAGTGAACTTACTTCTAATGCATTTTTTCTTCTAGTCAATTCACGTGCTTTACGTGCAGCTTCTCTAGCACGAGATGCCATGATAGATTTTTCAATAATTCTTTTAGAAATAACAGGATTTTCTTCAAAGTATTCTGATAAACCTTCTGTAACAATAGAATCAACAATACCACGTACTTCAGAATTTCCCAATTTAGTCTTTGTCTGACCTTCAAATTGAGGTTCGCGAAGTTTTATGCTGATTACACAAGTTAAACCTTCACGAATATCTTCACCTTGTAAATTATCATCATTGTTTTTAATAATACCTTGACGGCGTGCAAAATCATTAGCTGCACGAGTTAAAGCGCTCTTAAAACCAGCTAAATGCGTTCCGCCTTCTTCTGTATTAATGTTATTTACAAAACTATAGATATTTTCACTATAACTTGTATTGTACTGAAGTGCTATTTCTACAACAGTAGTATCCTTTGTACCGTTAAAATAAACAGGTTCAGGATTAATTACTTCTTTATTTCTATTTAAATGTTCTACGAAAGAACTGATACCGCCTTCAAAGTAAAAAACTTCTTTGCGCAATTCTTCTCCACGTTCATCAGATAAAGTGATTGTAATTCCACGATTTAAGAAAGATAATTCACGCAAACGATGTCTTAATGTATCATAATCATAAACTGTTTCATCAAAGATTTCTGAATCAGGTAAGAAATGTACATATGTTCCTGTTTCTGTTGTTTCTCCAATAACGTGTAATGGTTCTTTTGTAACGCCTTTTTCAAAAGAAATAGCGTAAATTTTACCATCGCGTTTAACTCTTACATCCATATAAGAGCTGAGTGCATTTACAACAGACACACCTACACCGTGCAAACCACCAGAAACTTTATAACCAGAACCACCGAATTTACCACCGGCATGAAGTACAGTAAGAACTACTTCTACTGCAGGTTTTCCACTTTCATGCATATCTACTGGTATACCACGGCCATTATCTGTTACAGTAATGCTATTATCTTTATGAATAGTAACTTCTACATGTGTACAATATCCTGCTAATGCTTCATCGATACTATTATCTACAACTTCATATACTAAATGATGAAGACCACGTGATGACGTACTGCCGATATACATACCAGGGCGTTTGCGCACTGCTTCTAATCCTTCTAAAATCTGAATTTGATTAGCACCATAATCACCTTCTACAGCAGTTACTTGTGCACTTTCTTCATCCAAATGAATTTTTATTGTTTCATCTATATTTTTATCTATTTCACCTTGTGTTTTTTCGTTAAAATCAGCCATTTTCGTCCTCCTTTATACTATTATATTTTATCATTTCTATTTATAGTTATCAAATATCTTGTCGTATTATTCCTGCATTTATAGACATAAGTGAATTTATTTTACTATATCGAATAAAATTAATATTTATACTTCACAGCGGTTATTACATTACAAAAATCATATTATTTTTTGTTTTTTTATAGGTGACAATTGTATTTTTATGTGATATTATATATCACTATATTGCACTTGTATTTTTATTTTAGTTTAGGAGGACTTATTTAATGGACTTTTATACTCTAATTCAAACAATTGACACGTTCATCTGGGGACCACCTTTGATTATCCTGCTGGTTGGCACGGGGATTTTCCTCACCTGCCGTCTGCATTTAATTCAGGTATTCAAGCTGCCGCTGGCTATGAAGCTGATTTTAACGGCCAAAAACAAAGGCTCGGGTGATATCAGCAGCTTTAAGGCACTGTGCCTTGCCATGTCGGCCACTATCGGTACGGGTAATATCGTCGGCGTCGCTACGGCTATCGCTGTCGGCGGTCCCGGTGCCATTTTCTGGATGTGGGTATCGGCATTTTTCGGTATGGCGACAAAATACGCCGAAGGATTACTCGCCATC
The window above is part of the Megamonas hypermegale genome. Proteins encoded here:
- a CDS encoding M48 family metallopeptidase; translation: MFNKKKWLSMSIALSLGLTISYSAVPPQPVQAFNWGRAIGATAVTVAQQQQLEKQINYLDTDGRYEHFNQMKAELGENHNYEYNAILDDIMNRLTYVISLDDPSIKDKPYNYFINNDETYNAFCTVGHNLTVNTGMFKLLNNNQDELAIVVAHELAHGQEEHVQSSAKKSFSINLLANLYASQNPDIISIIGANVLANNMKANGISKKQEQSADDIAFDYTVKAGYNIGAGAATWQRFIDKMGESKKNFVGELFSPSDHPSHQSRRENYSEKLTEYSNDKVKVDAKTGMITVNRHDFIIPVEANDMSCQERAYLIAGNLAAVYHNHPKNPPKAYLNGNTIYMGNQAIMVVEYGENGNDIVNNLNSIR
- a CDS encoding IS3 family transposase (programmed frameshift), producing MTKYSNEFKVKAIKMVLKGDSISHVAKILNMPNTASLRRWIFHYENGGISQLLHKNRKYTPIFKQKVIEYKWLHHLSLNQTAAKFSIPNTGTISTWEKLYSSYGFSGLISKKRGRPSMKKSKNKLNKPKKELSYVEQLEQEVYQLRMENDLLKKWHALMKQWEKEKTLVLVIAKLRKKYTLKALLNYTKLAKSTYYDALKKLSKEDKYKGLKTLIHNICNKNHGRYGYRRVTLQLHKQGIKVNHKVVMRLMKEENLTCKVRAKKYKSYRGQEGKIAKNILNRNFKAEKPNEKWATDVTEFALCNEKIYLSPIIDLYNGEIISYKISKRPILKQVLDMVKDATRKIKETKGIILHSDQGWQYQNRRYQELLKEKGIIQSMSRKGNCLDNAVIENFFGLLKSELFYLKKFKSVEDFIKELKSYIKYYNTKRIKIKLKGLSPVEYRTKSQLIA
- the gyrB gene encoding DNA topoisomerase (ATP-hydrolyzing) subunit B, whose protein sequence is MADFNEKTQGEIDKNIDETIKIHLDEESAQVTAVEGDYGANQIQILEGLEAVRKRPGMYIGSTSSRGLHHLVYEVVDNSIDEALAGYCTHVEVTIHKDNSITVTDNGRGIPVDMHESGKPAVEVVLTVLHAGGKFGGSGYKVSGGLHGVGVSVVNALSSYMDVRVKRDGKIYAISFEKGVTKEPLHVIGETTETGTYVHFLPDSEIFDETVYDYDTLRHRLRELSFLNRGITITLSDERGEELRKEVFYFEGGISSFVEHLNRNKEVINPEPVYFNGTKDTTVVEIALQYNTSYSENIYSFVNNINTEEGGTHLAGFKSALTRAANDFARRQGIIKNNDDNLQGEDIREGLTCVISIKLREPQFEGQTKTKLGNSEVRGIVDSIVTEGLSEYFEENPVISKRIIEKSIMASRAREAARKARELTRRKNALEVSSLPGKLADCSVKDPEQAEIYLVEGDSAGGSAKQGRDRRFQAILPLRGKILNVEKARLDKVLNNEEIRTMITAFGSGIGEEFDITKRRYGKIIIMTDADVDGAHIRTLLLTFFYRYMKPLIENGHVYIAQPPLYQIRKGKSHWYTYSDEELAQKLDEIGRDGITVQRYKGLGEMNPEQLWETTMDPEKRTVLQVDLREAEEADAIFTVLMGDKVEPRRRFIEEHASLVRNLDI